One genomic region from Prochlorococcus marinus str. SB encodes:
- the fmt gene encoding methionyl-tRNA formyltransferase, with protein MRIIFWGTPEYSIASLDIFIKSKHEVIAVVSQPDKKRSRGNKLIPSPVKSFAEQENLKIYTPAKIKDNIHFINELKSLSCDLFIVIAYGKILPKEILEIPKFGCWNAHASLLPRWRGAAPIQWSLIKGDEFTGVGIMKMNEGLDTGDLLLEEKIKIDNDDNLNTLSERLSILSAKLFLNATYLIEENIKKNTNFQLTKQHSLGREITYARMIEKSDFKVDWGNEAIKISQKIKALYPRANTTFRGKNLKILKIKVLTSDEIKNEKYLLMSHYSRPGIILDVIENEGIIISTKTDPIILLVGKLEGKNISSKKQLIQQLKPSAGEYFSD; from the coding sequence GTGAGAATTATATTCTGGGGAACACCTGAGTATTCAATCGCTAGCCTTGATATTTTTATTAAATCTAAGCATGAGGTAATTGCAGTAGTTAGCCAACCGGATAAGAAAAGATCTAGGGGAAATAAATTAATACCCTCTCCTGTCAAAAGCTTTGCCGAGCAAGAAAATTTAAAAATTTATACTCCAGCAAAAATCAAGGACAATATACATTTTATAAATGAACTTAAATCACTTTCTTGTGATTTATTTATTGTTATAGCTTACGGGAAAATTTTACCCAAAGAGATATTGGAGATCCCAAAATTTGGTTGTTGGAACGCACATGCTTCATTACTTCCAAGATGGCGTGGTGCTGCTCCAATTCAATGGTCTCTAATAAAAGGTGATGAATTTACTGGTGTAGGAATTATGAAAATGAATGAGGGACTAGATACTGGGGACTTATTATTGGAAGAAAAAATTAAAATCGATAATGACGATAATTTAAATACACTATCGGAAAGACTTAGTATTTTATCTGCAAAATTATTTTTAAATGCTACATATTTAATAGAAGAAAATATTAAGAAAAATACTAATTTTCAATTAACAAAACAACATAGCCTTGGAAGAGAAATTACTTACGCAAGAATGATTGAAAAATCAGACTTTAAAGTTGATTGGGGTAATGAGGCAATTAAAATTTCTCAAAAAATAAAAGCATTATACCCACGAGCAAATACAACTTTTAGAGGTAAGAACCTTAAAATACTTAAAATCAAAGTTTTGACTAGTGATGAAATTAAAAATGAAAAATACCTTTTAATGAGCCATTATTCAAGACCAGGTATTATTCTTGATGTAATAGAAAATGAAGGAATTATAATTTCAACTAAAACTGATCCGATTATTTTGTTAGTAGGAAAACTTGAAGGCAAAAACATTTCTAGCAAGAAGCAATTGATTCAACAGTTAAAGCCTTCAGCAGGTGAATATTTCTCAGATTAA
- a CDS encoding TldD/PmbA family protein, producing MNSKEITTQISKAADFLNLKKWDYGASFSNDYSVQVDKGEAKQLKATQKQILTLRVWNESNLVGITTTSDISESGIKKALNQANIASDFGNKNERTEFSPLAKYPIEVKDAKKRDPVGIKKLLTILREAEEKLLESHESIKSVPYNGLSESFYERVYANSDGAFRSYTKSQAALYLYARAQEKNKKPRSSGSVKLGYGVEDIDIESCIKDASNKTISHLNYSSIETAKYLICFSPESFLTIINAFSSMFNARSILDGVSLSNKNSIGEKLSTEALNIYDDGLHEENISSSPFDGEGTPTKRLCLIKKGRIENFIHSESTARIFKTIPTGHAGLGSKVSVSPDWIVVEKSEGNSDLKISLDHSTYEGEFVYIEELNAIHAGVRASQGSFSLPFDGWLYKNGKKTSIDSATVAGDIKYLMKNIVNIESSQEVTTSGISPHIWVDELSITGDA from the coding sequence ATGAATTCAAAAGAAATTACAACACAAATCTCCAAAGCTGCAGATTTCCTAAATCTTAAAAAATGGGATTATGGTGCAAGCTTTTCTAATGACTATTCTGTGCAAGTAGATAAAGGTGAGGCTAAACAACTTAAGGCAACACAAAAGCAAATTTTAACTTTAAGAGTTTGGAATGAATCTAATTTAGTCGGTATTACAACAACAAGTGATATCAGTGAATCTGGTATTAAAAAGGCTCTGAATCAAGCAAATATTGCATCTGATTTTGGCAACAAGAATGAAAGAACAGAATTCTCTCCACTAGCTAAGTATCCTATTGAAGTTAAGGACGCAAAAAAAAGAGATCCTGTTGGAATTAAAAAATTACTTACGATTTTAAGAGAAGCAGAAGAAAAACTATTAGAAAGCCATGAATCCATAAAATCTGTTCCATATAATGGTCTATCTGAGAGTTTTTATGAAAGAGTTTATGCAAATAGTGATGGTGCATTTCGCAGTTATACCAAAAGTCAAGCTGCACTTTATTTATATGCAAGAGCACAAGAGAAAAATAAGAAACCTCGTAGCTCAGGTTCTGTAAAACTAGGATATGGAGTTGAAGATATAGATATTGAGTCTTGTATTAAAGACGCATCTAATAAAACAATTTCTCATTTAAATTATTCATCTATTGAAACTGCTAAATATTTAATATGTTTTTCCCCTGAGTCTTTTTTAACGATCATTAACGCCTTTAGTTCAATGTTTAATGCTAGAAGCATTTTAGATGGTGTCAGCTTATCAAATAAAAATTCTATTGGAGAGAAGCTATCTACAGAAGCACTTAATATTTATGATGATGGTCTTCACGAAGAGAATATTTCTTCATCACCATTTGATGGAGAAGGAACTCCTACCAAAAGACTATGTTTAATTAAAAAAGGTAGAATTGAAAATTTTATACATTCTGAATCAACTGCAAGAATATTTAAAACAATCCCTACAGGCCACGCTGGACTAGGATCAAAAGTCTCAGTATCTCCTGATTGGATAGTAGTTGAGAAATCAGAGGGGAACTCTGATCTAAAAATATCATTAGATCATTCAACTTATGAGGGAGAATTTGTTTATATTGAAGAATTAAATGCGATCCATGCAGGTGTAAGAGCAAGCCAAGGTTCATTCTCTCTTCCATTTGATGGATGGCTCTATAAAAACGGTAAAAAAACCTCAATAGATTCTGCCACCGTAGCAGGAGACATCAAATATCTTATGAAAAACATAGTAAATATTGAATCAAGCCAAGAGGTAACAACAAGTGGAATTTCTCCACATATATGGGTAGATGAATTATCAATAACTGGTGACGCGTGA
- the acsF gene encoding magnesium-protoporphyrin IX monomethyl ester (oxidative) cyclase — MAQSTVESKNKKDINNGKIPAKETILSPRFYTTDFEAMENMDLSINEEELEAICEEFRKDYNRHHFVRNSEFEGAAEKLDPETRELFVDFLEGSCTSEFSGFLLYKELSKRIKVKNPLLAECFAHMARDEARHAGFLNKSMSDFGLQLDLGFLTANKDYTYFPPRSIFYATYLSEKIGYWRYIAIYRHLEKNPDSKIFPLFNYFENWCQDENRHGDFFDALMKAQPRTVKSLSQKITIGGSTFTHPLFDYFHRFRYFLNNLPLTSKLWSRFFLLAVFATMYARDLGIKKDFYASLGLDARDYDQYVINKTNETSARVFPVVLDVYDKSFYGRLDKIVENNKVLSDIASSEGNTLSKTFKKLPKYLSNGYQLLRLYLLKPLDSKDFQPSIR, encoded by the coding sequence ATGGCTCAATCAACTGTTGAATCAAAAAATAAAAAAGATATTAATAATGGAAAGATACCTGCAAAAGAAACAATTTTGTCTCCAAGATTCTATACAACAGACTTTGAGGCTATGGAAAATATGGATTTATCAATAAACGAGGAGGAATTGGAAGCTATATGTGAAGAATTTAGGAAAGATTACAATAGACATCATTTTGTAAGAAATAGTGAATTTGAAGGGGCTGCAGAAAAATTAGATCCTGAGACAAGAGAGCTTTTTGTTGATTTTCTCGAGGGAAGTTGTACTTCAGAATTTTCAGGTTTTTTACTTTATAAGGAACTTAGTAAGAGAATTAAAGTCAAAAACCCTCTACTTGCTGAATGTTTTGCTCATATGGCCAGAGATGAAGCAAGACATGCAGGTTTTTTAAATAAATCAATGAGTGACTTTGGACTTCAGTTAGATTTAGGTTTTTTAACAGCGAATAAAGATTACACTTATTTCCCACCAAGAAGTATTTTTTACGCTACTTATTTATCCGAAAAAATAGGTTATTGGAGATACATCGCAATTTATAGGCATCTAGAAAAGAATCCAGATAGCAAGATTTTTCCACTTTTTAATTACTTTGAGAATTGGTGTCAAGATGAAAATAGGCATGGTGACTTCTTTGACGCACTAATGAAAGCACAACCACGAACAGTTAAATCATTAAGCCAAAAAATTACCATTGGGGGCTCTACCTTTACACATCCACTATTTGACTATTTCCATAGATTTAGATACTTTTTGAACAATCTTCCATTAACATCCAAGTTATGGTCTAGGTTTTTCTTACTTGCTGTATTTGCCACTATGTATGCAAGGGATCTGGGGATCAAAAAGGATTTCTACGCTTCTTTAGGATTAGATGCGAGAGATTACGACCAGTATGTAATTAATAAAACTAATGAAACTTCTGCTAGAGTTTTTCCTGTAGTGTTAGACGTTTATGATAAATCCTTCTACGGAAGATTAGATAAAATAGTAGAAAATAATAAGGTTCTTTCCGATATTGCAAGCAGTGAGGGAAATACATTATCTAAAACTTTTAAAAAATTACCTAAATATTTATCAAACGGTTACCAGTTATTGAGACTATACTTATTAAAACCTCTTGATAGCAAAGATTTCCAACCTTCGATTAGATAA
- a CDS encoding TldD/PmbA family protein gives MLSSQIKSNEIIFGSCNKDLLEEIIFYGIRLGADFVEIFIENTDNSSVLAEEDFITSVSPSFGRGAGIRIFKEKKDGFVSTNDLTKHGLMRSVSQAIEMLDITNNNKGDSFNGLNEHRDYSLSKKKWINEVPSIHEISEKLLLSSKSLKKNNKIITRKGSYSRNLQEVIIACSDGTYVSDIRLHQTVGLNVIASDAQYRSSGSRRFGSSGMPNEFRLWDHEKAANEVFESSMNMLYADYVDAGQMPVVLANKFGGVIFHEACGHLLETTQIERGTTPFENKLNEKIAHESVTAIDEGISEGSFGSLSVDDEGMEPEKSVLIKNGILKKFISDRAGELRTGHKRTGSGRRQNYSFAAASRMRNTYIAKGDHSKEDLINSISDGLYCKSMGGGSVGATGQFNFAVEEGYLIKNGKLTTPVKGATLIGEAKEVMPKISMCGNDLELAPGFCGSISGSVNVTVGQPHIKVDSITVGGR, from the coding sequence ATGCTTTCGTCACAAATCAAATCAAATGAAATTATTTTTGGCAGTTGCAATAAGGATTTGTTAGAAGAAATTATTTTCTATGGGATTAGACTAGGGGCTGATTTTGTGGAAATATTTATAGAAAATACCGATAACTCAAGTGTTTTAGCTGAGGAAGATTTCATTACAAGTGTAAGTCCATCATTTGGAAGGGGTGCTGGTATTAGGATCTTTAAAGAAAAAAAGGATGGATTTGTAAGTACAAATGATTTAACAAAGCATGGCTTGATGAGATCGGTATCTCAGGCTATTGAGATGTTAGACATAACAAACAACAATAAAGGGGATTCATTTAACGGTTTAAATGAACATAGGGACTATAGCTTATCCAAGAAAAAATGGATTAATGAAGTCCCATCTATTCATGAGATAAGTGAAAAACTACTACTCAGCTCAAAATCTCTAAAAAAGAATAACAAAATAATAACTAGAAAAGGAAGTTACTCAAGAAATTTGCAAGAAGTAATTATAGCTTGCAGTGATGGAACCTATGTCTCAGATATTAGGTTGCATCAAACAGTTGGACTCAATGTAATTGCTAGTGATGCCCAATATAGATCTAGTGGAAGTAGAAGATTTGGATCGTCAGGAATGCCTAATGAATTCAGATTATGGGATCACGAAAAAGCAGCTAATGAGGTGTTTGAAAGTTCAATGAATATGTTGTATGCAGATTATGTTGATGCGGGACAAATGCCTGTTGTATTAGCTAATAAATTTGGTGGCGTTATATTCCACGAAGCCTGCGGTCATTTACTTGAAACTACTCAAATAGAAAGAGGAACAACACCATTTGAGAATAAATTGAATGAAAAAATTGCACATGAATCAGTAACAGCAATTGATGAAGGAATATCAGAAGGATCCTTTGGTTCATTATCTGTAGATGATGAAGGTATGGAACCAGAAAAATCAGTTCTTATAAAAAATGGAATTTTAAAAAAATTCATATCTGACAGAGCTGGTGAATTAAGAACTGGTCATAAAAGGACAGGGAGTGGAAGAAGACAAAATTATTCCTTTGCTGCAGCTTCAAGAATGAGAAATACTTATATAGCTAAGGGTGATCACTCGAAAGAGGATTTAATCAATAGTATTAGCGATGGACTTTACTGCAAATCAATGGGGGGTGGCAGTGTAGGTGCTACAGGACAATTTAATTTTGCGGTGGAAGAAGGATATCTTATCAAAAACGGAAAATTAACTACTCCAGTAAAGGGAGCAACTTTGATTGGTGAGGCAAAAGAAGTTATGCCAAAAATATCAATGTGCGGTAATGACCTCGAATTGGCTCCTGGATTCTGTGGATCCATTAGTGGAAGTGTCAACGTAACTGTTGGCCAACCTCATATTAAGGTTGATTCAATCACTGTTGGCGGTAGATAG